Proteins from one Mesotoga infera genomic window:
- a CDS encoding ComF family protein, whose protein sequence is MKISRVISHFFPNRCEVCNCEIELGAVLCGECEKLIRGPIMASFKLAHIDRAYSYWSYDTPLREMIHAYKFGDRPRMADLFSKMLLEMFLVFGEDVNTVVPVPTTVDAFRRRGFDTNHLILKKLSRDLDLKIEDVLVATGRRSPQSRLKLADRHGNVEGKFRVKRELSTGKIILFDDVVTTGATVGQCARVLREEGVKEITLFSIAKAKK, encoded by the coding sequence TTGAAGATTTCGAGGGTGATTTCGCACTTTTTCCCGAACAGATGCGAAGTCTGCAACTGCGAGATCGAATTGGGCGCCGTTCTCTGTGGCGAGTGCGAAAAGCTGATCAGAGGACCTATCATGGCCTCTTTTAAGCTCGCGCATATAGACAGGGCCTACTCTTACTGGAGTTACGACACCCCGCTCAGAGAAATGATTCACGCCTACAAGTTCGGCGACAGACCGAGAATGGCCGACCTCTTCTCGAAAATGCTCCTTGAAATGTTCCTGGTTTTCGGAGAGGACGTAAATACGGTCGTACCAGTTCCAACAACAGTCGATGCCTTCAGAAGAAGAGGTTTCGACACAAACCACCTCATATTGAAAAAACTCTCCAGAGACCTGGATTTGAAGATCGAAGATGTTCTTGTGGCGACAGGTAGGAGGTCGCCACAATCGCGTCTCAAACTGGCCGACAGGCATGGCAACGTAGAGGGCAAGTTCCGTGTCAAGAGAGAGCTTTCGACCGGGAAAATAATACTCTTCGACGATGTCGTAACTACTGGTGCAACCGTTGGGCAATGTGCTAGAGTCTTAAGAGAGGAAGGCGTTAAAGAAATCACGCTCTTCTCGATCGCGAAAGCAAAAAAATAG
- a CDS encoding peroxiredoxin: MVKKVVILLVVSLISSAMPLAGTLSGYLTERMGWTYIASGSDVEMSMYPPDGVRALEDERIFYGQIKIGDSTVNIAIMDIEPPILWIDSDYDGCFLNNVSICGQYGGTVINERRTYKFSHQLRVEYLSDGKSSYMTQDLEIHAILPKKEGVEVDYLLMSRREGLLEVDGELIGIALFPTAPDGLADKIDEVFIGIDLDRDGTIDMVHKNHELFEATSVIRINDKNYRVSEISRDGRKVTFEQVDEDARNKPLLKKGSTAPLFEARDIYGKSFSMSDYLGNPIIVVVTSKTPLEVFTGGVPCATGDCEDTSREEKRLSSLLNELVAWNEYSTKPEVELLWLYSGDEISSADSLGEYSWLHLIADKSAVELYSTPLSNGMFLISKDGRIAYLDDYVVQAGDRSIPVYPVFRIPTSGMTSSKWFREFVYND, encoded by the coding sequence ATGGTTAAAAAGGTAGTGATCTTGCTTGTCGTTTCGTTGATTTCGTCGGCGATGCCTCTTGCCGGCACTCTGTCCGGTTACCTTACGGAACGGATGGGCTGGACCTACATCGCGAGCGGAAGCGATGTCGAAATGAGTATGTATCCACCGGACGGAGTGAGGGCGCTTGAAGATGAGCGTATTTTCTATGGACAGATCAAGATCGGCGATTCGACCGTCAACATAGCGATCATGGACATCGAACCTCCTATCCTCTGGATCGACAGCGATTACGACGGCTGTTTCCTTAACAACGTTTCGATATGCGGCCAGTATGGAGGGACAGTTATCAATGAAAGACGCACCTATAAATTCAGTCATCAGTTAAGGGTCGAATATCTTTCCGACGGGAAATCGTCTTACATGACACAGGATCTTGAAATTCACGCGATCCTTCCAAAAAAGGAAGGCGTCGAAGTCGACTACTTGCTCATGAGTAGAAGGGAAGGTTTGCTGGAAGTCGACGGAGAGCTGATCGGAATCGCCCTTTTTCCTACCGCGCCCGATGGCCTGGCCGATAAGATAGACGAAGTGTTCATCGGAATAGATCTAGACAGAGATGGAACTATAGACATGGTTCACAAAAACCACGAGCTTTTCGAAGCGACCAGCGTCATAAGAATCAACGATAAGAACTACAGAGTAAGCGAGATCAGCAGAGACGGCAGAAAAGTCACGTTCGAGCAGGTCGATGAAGATGCCCGGAACAAGCCTCTGTTGAAAAAAGGTTCTACCGCACCCCTGTTCGAAGCCAGAGACATATACGGAAAGAGCTTTTCCATGAGCGATTATCTAGGAAACCCCATAATCGTAGTCGTGACTTCGAAGACACCGCTTGAAGTTTTCACCGGCGGAGTTCCATGCGCTACAGGTGATTGCGAAGATACTAGCAGAGAAGAGAAGAGGCTGAGCAGCCTTTTGAATGAACTTGTCGCATGGAACGAGTATTCCACAAAACCGGAAGTTGAGCTCTTATGGCTTTACTCCGGCGACGAAATCAGTTCTGCAGATTCTCTCGGCGAATACTCCTGGTTGCACCTGATAGCCGATAAATCGGCGGTGGAACTTTACAGCACACCCCTGTCGAACGGAATGTTCCTGATCTCAAAGGATGGCAGAATAGCCTATCTGGATGATTATGTCGTTCAGGCGGGCGACCGTTCGATTCCCGTATATCCGGTGTTCAGAATTCCCACTTCCGGGATGACGAGTTCAAAGTGGTTCAGGGAGTTCGTATATAACGATTGA
- a CDS encoding glycosyltransferase family 4 protein: MKVLLYSEGKKLFSKSGVGRALKHQMIALEKVGVAYTTDEEDNYDLAHINTIGPGGEKVLKKSRKSGLPVIYHTHTTFEDFRNSFMFSNSLAPLIKRRIKRLYSSADFLISPSEYTRDLVRGYGVNLPIKVISNGVDNEKFTRNAFLAESFRKQYGIEGPLVISVGLPFSRKGVVDFCDIAADKPDIRFFWFGAKITSLLPAKIKKLLNHPPKNVIFPGFVPQETIMGAYSACDAFFFPSYEENEGIVVLEALSMEAPILIRDIPVYRGWMRSEENCLKGRDNRELSFLLDRLVADKKLAGKLTSTGKETALERDLSIIGQKLKNTYLEVLEKR; this comes from the coding sequence ATGAAGGTTCTGCTTTATTCCGAAGGAAAAAAACTCTTCAGCAAGTCCGGCGTGGGAAGGGCCTTGAAGCATCAGATGATAGCGCTGGAGAAGGTTGGGGTCGCCTACACAACCGATGAAGAGGATAATTACGATCTGGCTCATATAAACACTATCGGTCCGGGCGGGGAGAAGGTGCTCAAAAAGTCCAGGAAGTCCGGTTTGCCTGTCATCTACCATACGCACACCACGTTCGAAGATTTCAGAAATTCCTTCATGTTCTCTAATTCTCTGGCCCCTCTTATAAAGAGAAGGATAAAGAGGCTCTACTCTTCCGCCGATTTTCTGATTTCACCCAGCGAGTACACCAGGGACCTGGTTAGGGGTTACGGTGTGAATCTTCCCATAAAAGTCATTTCTAACGGCGTAGACAACGAGAAGTTCACCAGAAATGCCTTCCTGGCAGAATCTTTCAGAAAACAGTACGGCATAGAGGGGCCGCTGGTTATCTCTGTGGGGTTGCCCTTCTCGAGGAAGGGAGTTGTAGATTTCTGCGATATCGCAGCGGACAAACCGGATATTAGGTTCTTCTGGTTCGGCGCAAAAATCACCTCTCTTCTTCCCGCAAAGATAAAGAAATTACTCAACCATCCTCCGAAAAACGTTATCTTCCCGGGCTTCGTTCCGCAGGAGACTATCATGGGCGCCTACTCGGCCTGCGATGCCTTCTTCTTTCCGAGCTACGAGGAAAACGAAGGGATCGTCGTCCTCGAAGCATTATCGATGGAAGCACCTATATTGATAAGGGATATACCCGTTTACAGAGGCTGGATGAGGAGTGAAGAGAACTGTCTGAAGGGGAGGGACAACCGGGAGCTCTCATTCCTTCTGGACAGACTGGTAGCGGACAAAAAACTCGCGGGAAAACTCACTTCCACTGGAAAGGAGACGGCTCTGGAGAGAGATCTTTCGATAATCGGCCAGAAACTCAAAAACACTTACCTCGAGGTTCTGGAAAAAAGATGA
- the def gene encoding peptide deformylase produces the protein MKVIYIGNPLLRLVAKKIEVFDEKLREFVEELSKTMYVEDGVGLAAPQVGISKRIFVYDAGEGIRVVINPEFLWKSEETVKMEEGCLSIPGIYADLFRPSRVRLRYQDVEGNFHEEELSEYAARIVQHEADHLDGVLFVDHLSAAKRALLKSKLNQIMREKV, from the coding sequence ATGAAAGTGATTTACATTGGGAACCCTTTATTACGCCTCGTTGCCAAAAAAATCGAGGTCTTCGATGAAAAGTTGAGGGAGTTCGTCGAGGAGCTGAGCAAAACGATGTACGTCGAAGACGGCGTAGGTTTGGCTGCTCCGCAGGTCGGCATTTCTAAAAGGATCTTCGTCTACGATGCGGGCGAAGGAATCAGGGTGGTGATCAATCCCGAGTTTCTCTGGAAGAGCGAAGAGACAGTAAAGATGGAGGAAGGCTGCCTGAGCATTCCCGGTATCTACGCCGATCTATTCAGACCCTCGAGAGTCAGACTCCGCTATCAGGATGTAGAGGGCAACTTCCACGAGGAAGAGCTTTCCGAGTACGCCGCGCGTATAGTTCAGCACGAGGCCGATCATCTCGACGGAGTTCTCTTCGTAGATCATCTCTCGGCCGCTAAAAGGGCACTTTTAAAATCCAAACTGAATCAGATAATGAGGGAGAAAGTCTAG
- the fmt gene encoding methionyl-tRNA formyltransferase, with amino-acid sequence MRIVFMGTPDFAASHLEVLLQSNYNVVGVFSQPDRPKGRGRKLMPTPVKLVSLKYGIPVFQPDSVNTGDGFDTLCKLSPDVIITVAYGKLLKKRVIELPSLGCYNVHASLLPKYRGAAPIQRTLENGETKTGITIFKIDEGMDSGPIAMAESIDIEISDNFGTLFEKLKTLGIKMLLDFAGSLDSHRPFLIPQNDEEASFAPKILPEDLLLKDFSSATRVFNKIRAFDPAPGVRTSLGGEIIKLFGARPGAEETAGVDGEIVEIDDSGIVVSCGSGSVIISLVQFSGKKKMRPMDALSGRLLGKGMVLGG; translated from the coding sequence ATGAGAATAGTCTTCATGGGGACACCGGATTTCGCGGCCTCCCACCTGGAAGTATTGCTGCAAAGCAATTACAACGTAGTGGGTGTCTTTTCGCAGCCCGACAGACCTAAAGGCCGCGGCCGAAAGTTGATGCCCACTCCGGTTAAACTGGTATCACTTAAATACGGTATTCCTGTCTTTCAGCCCGATTCAGTCAACACCGGAGACGGGTTCGATACTCTGTGTAAGCTCTCGCCCGACGTTATAATAACGGTAGCCTACGGAAAGCTCTTGAAAAAAAGAGTGATCGAGCTCCCCTCACTTGGATGTTATAACGTTCACGCGTCGCTGCTTCCCAAATACAGGGGTGCCGCCCCGATTCAGCGGACGCTGGAAAACGGCGAGACCAAGACCGGGATCACGATTTTCAAAATAGATGAGGGCATGGACAGCGGTCCGATCGCCATGGCCGAATCGATAGATATAGAGATATCCGACAATTTTGGTACGCTCTTTGAAAAGCTCAAGACTCTCGGGATAAAAATGCTTCTGGACTTCGCCGGCTCTCTAGATAGCCATAGACCTTTCCTGATACCACAGAACGACGAAGAGGCCTCCTTCGCACCGAAGATACTTCCCGAAGATCTTCTGTTGAAAGATTTCTCCAGCGCCACGCGTGTCTTTAACAAAATCAGAGCCTTCGACCCCGCCCCGGGAGTCAGGACCTCTCTGGGGGGAGAAATCATCAAACTGTTCGGCGCGCGACCAGGAGCGGAAGAAACTGCCGGAGTCGATGGAGAGATCGTCGAGATAGATGACTCTGGAATAGTTGTGAGCTGCGGATCGGGAAGTGTTATCATATCGTTAGTGCAGTTTTCCGGAAAGAAAAAGATGCGTCCCATGGATGCTTTGAGTGGAAGATTGCTCGGAAAAGGTATGGTTTTGGGGGGATGA
- a CDS encoding ATP-dependent DNA helicase, translating to MEDILLGKVFRRDSRKRVSLRHMDQEKPFVSLDIEELDGYMKGLGNGCLFIPDLADAEKLTEYSVDERFLKNFLAAATAEDIQDRIREYSEILKKLPKGLTSILVRLPGREGLRNFLQKFLKMSKVVEPWEDSISSSLELVERREMKAQRIDIQKAIRLVFSEGGLLQDLLPEYEYRQEQFMASLEIAESIVNENGIMIEAGTGTGKSMAYLAPIAYACVSTTNQAVVATRTRVLQDQLVKKDLPVIKQLPNLKDLRSVSLKGRERYLCLRKLYENLRIVSNGMLARDTAWEIFGVILWSILTPDGDLDSLALEDDTRMTLAGNRFDCTRRLCPLYDACPYYVARDNARNADIVVTNHSLLFSEANLRIMDGEEEDFEALGTLLPSFRYLVVDEAHEVENSLTQAMSFTLDPAEVVSSLKKVIKSVRSCFGFLKRHFDEEFLRKLWAKMNTATEELEGIMRELVERGRTLSSGEKRAFTKETLPELVEILFKMADRLQIHIAVSGQTIQMLEDVREQSEGKGEELSIILKALHAELREWARQIAGITAMESSKVVYIHKQERLNGNGLKITSSPVQNDRIMSSVFPNVKVKIFISATLWVYSKGSDGFNYARRVIGAREDYPAIRLGTSFDYTQQLKFFVPSDMPDYRPNSLSYLESASQFIETALSIVGGGSLVLFTSYDDMKTTAARIEKNLEGITVNIQERNDSPAILLAEHINSKRSVIFGTRVFWEGIDLPGEQLKLLIVYKLPFERPDEPLIEARIKHYGPRNPSEGMNKYYYPKMITAFRQGIGRLIRSKRDHGVVIVLDARLVDPDRPYSKKLLASMTPGIEIKSARSNQIFTRLRSLKKEEWL from the coding sequence TTGGAGGATATCCTGCTAGGAAAGGTTTTCAGGAGAGATTCTAGAAAAAGGGTATCGCTGAGACACATGGACCAGGAAAAGCCCTTCGTCTCGCTCGATATTGAAGAGCTCGACGGATACATGAAGGGTCTGGGAAACGGCTGCCTTTTTATTCCCGATTTGGCCGATGCTGAAAAGCTCACAGAGTATTCGGTAGATGAGAGGTTCCTGAAGAACTTCCTCGCCGCGGCGACCGCAGAGGACATTCAAGACCGTATAAGAGAGTACTCGGAGATACTCAAAAAACTCCCCAAAGGTCTGACCTCAATCCTCGTAAGACTCCCCGGCAGAGAAGGGCTGAGGAACTTCCTCCAGAAGTTTTTGAAGATGAGCAAGGTGGTCGAGCCCTGGGAGGATTCCATCTCATCCTCTCTGGAACTGGTCGAACGGAGGGAGATGAAGGCCCAGAGGATAGATATCCAGAAGGCCATCCGTCTGGTCTTCAGCGAAGGCGGTCTCCTGCAGGATCTCCTGCCAGAATACGAATACCGGCAGGAGCAATTCATGGCGAGTCTCGAGATAGCCGAATCGATAGTGAATGAAAACGGTATCATGATCGAGGCCGGAACTGGCACCGGTAAGAGTATGGCCTACCTGGCCCCGATCGCTTATGCTTGCGTATCCACCACAAATCAGGCCGTCGTCGCGACAAGGACCAGGGTCTTGCAAGATCAGCTAGTAAAGAAAGATCTTCCGGTAATAAAACAACTACCGAACCTCAAAGACCTCAGATCGGTCTCCCTCAAGGGAAGGGAAAGATACCTCTGCCTGCGCAAACTTTACGAGAACCTCCGAATCGTTTCGAACGGCATGTTAGCGCGCGACACCGCCTGGGAGATCTTTGGCGTTATTCTCTGGTCCATTCTCACACCCGACGGAGATCTCGACTCGCTAGCGCTAGAAGACGACACAAGGATGACTCTGGCAGGAAACAGATTCGATTGTACAAGAAGATTATGCCCGCTGTACGATGCCTGCCCTTATTATGTAGCCCGCGATAACGCCAGGAACGCCGATATAGTCGTCACCAACCACTCTCTACTCTTCAGCGAGGCGAACCTCAGGATCATGGACGGGGAAGAAGAGGATTTCGAAGCACTCGGTACCCTCCTGCCGTCCTTCAGATACCTAGTCGTGGATGAGGCTCACGAGGTGGAGAACTCGCTGACCCAGGCCATGAGTTTCACACTTGACCCGGCCGAGGTAGTCTCTTCGCTCAAGAAGGTCATCAAATCCGTGAGAAGCTGTTTCGGTTTTCTAAAGCGACACTTCGACGAGGAGTTTCTCAGAAAACTCTGGGCAAAAATGAACACGGCGACCGAAGAGCTGGAAGGCATAATGCGGGAACTGGTCGAACGCGGTAGAACACTTTCGAGTGGAGAGAAGAGGGCTTTCACGAAAGAGACCCTTCCGGAACTGGTGGAAATTCTCTTTAAGATGGCCGACAGACTCCAGATACACATCGCTGTTTCCGGTCAGACGATACAGATGCTCGAGGATGTTCGGGAACAGAGCGAGGGAAAGGGGGAAGAGCTCTCCATAATCCTGAAGGCGTTGCATGCCGAGCTGCGCGAGTGGGCCAGACAGATCGCCGGCATAACGGCGATGGAGAGCTCGAAAGTCGTCTATATACACAAACAGGAGAGATTGAACGGAAACGGATTGAAGATAACCTCCTCGCCCGTTCAGAACGACAGGATCATGTCCAGCGTTTTTCCAAATGTGAAAGTCAAGATCTTCATCTCGGCGACCTTGTGGGTTTACAGCAAGGGCAGCGACGGATTCAACTACGCAAGGCGCGTGATAGGCGCCAGAGAGGATTATCCTGCCATAAGGCTCGGTACATCCTTCGACTACACCCAGCAGTTGAAATTCTTCGTGCCGTCGGATATGCCCGATTATAGGCCAAACTCGCTCTCTTATTTGGAAAGCGCCTCCCAGTTTATCGAGACCGCCTTGAGCATCGTGGGCGGGGGATCTCTCGTCCTGTTCACTTCTTATGACGATATGAAAACGACGGCCGCGAGAATCGAGAAAAACCTGGAAGGGATAACAGTCAACATACAGGAGAGAAACGACAGCCCGGCAATCCTGCTGGCCGAGCATATAAATTCGAAGAGATCGGTCATCTTCGGCACCAGGGTCTTCTGGGAGGGGATAGACCTCCCCGGCGAACAACTCAAGTTGCTCATCGTTTATAAACTCCCGTTCGAAAGACCGGATGAACCTCTGATAGAGGCGAGGATAAAGCATTACGGGCCCCGCAACCCTTCGGAGGGCATGAACAAGTACTACTACCCGAAGATGATAACCGCCTTCAGACAGGGTATCGGAAGACTAATAAGATCTAAAAGGGATCACGGGGTGGTGATAGTGCTCGACGCGAGATTAGTCGATCCCGACCGACCATACTCGAAGAAGCTTTTGGCATCAATGACGCCGGGCATAGAGATCAAGAGCGCCAGGAGCAACCAGATCTTTACCCGGCTGAGAAGTTTGAAAAAGGAAGAGTGGCTTTGA
- a CDS encoding lysylphosphatidylglycerol synthase transmembrane domain-containing protein codes for MKRSKRNFLIALSLSVVIIVVILGATDFRKSISYLLNAKPLWIALIFGLSIGSWFFESLTLKIFAVMRSLSVPLTYLFKITVIGTFFNGITPFSSGGQPAQIVIMQRRNISVGESTAMLVSRFLVYQSVITVLGVIAIFGAYPVVSGKISNLAVLSIFGFLINSAVLFFLVLFSLSPRFTAKAISIIVKILGWLRIVKNVGLATEKSLKELGFFHSSMSELMKRPLVLILASLATLAQLICMISIPYFVALSMGIEMNYFEITAVQLILFLVVSLIPTPGASGVSEGGYLLFFRPFFGESIGAALLVWRFFSYYVNIIFGGLATAHEIGFKSKLRS; via the coding sequence ATGAAGAGATCCAAAAGAAACTTCCTGATCGCGCTGTCGCTCAGTGTGGTGATCATCGTCGTTATACTGGGCGCCACCGATTTCAGAAAGTCGATCTCCTATCTTTTAAACGCCAAGCCCCTGTGGATAGCCCTCATCTTCGGCCTCTCCATCGGTAGCTGGTTTTTCGAATCTCTGACGCTTAAGATCTTCGCGGTTATGAGATCGCTTTCCGTTCCGCTCACGTACCTCTTCAAAATAACCGTGATAGGAACCTTTTTCAACGGGATAACACCGTTCTCTTCGGGCGGACAGCCGGCACAGATAGTCATCATGCAGCGTAGAAACATATCCGTCGGCGAATCGACGGCCATGCTGGTTTCCAGGTTTCTAGTCTACCAGAGCGTGATCACGGTCCTCGGAGTTATAGCCATCTTCGGCGCCTATCCGGTGGTTTCGGGCAAAATCTCGAATCTGGCGGTTCTTTCTATCTTCGGGTTTTTGATAAACAGTGCCGTGCTCTTCTTTTTGGTTCTCTTTTCTCTCAGTCCCAGGTTCACGGCTAAGGCGATAAGCATTATAGTGAAAATTCTGGGCTGGTTGAGAATAGTGAAAAACGTCGGTCTGGCGACAGAAAAATCACTGAAGGAGCTGGGCTTTTTTCACTCTTCAATGTCGGAACTCATGAAAAGGCCTTTAGTGCTGATTCTGGCCAGTTTGGCCACACTTGCCCAGTTGATCTGTATGATCTCCATCCCGTACTTCGTGGCCCTGTCGATGGGGATCGAGATGAACTACTTCGAGATCACGGCCGTTCAGTTGATCCTCTTCCTTGTTGTCTCGCTCATACCGACGCCCGGTGCCAGCGGCGTTTCCGAGGGCGGGTACCTGCTCTTCTTCCGGCCTTTCTTCGGTGAAAGCATAGGTGCCGCGCTTTTGGTGTGGCGGTTCTTCAGCTACTACGTGAACATAATATTTGGCGGGCTGGCCACGGCTCACGAGATAGGTTTCAAATCTAAACTTCGTTCCTGA
- a CDS encoding nucleoside-triphosphatase produces the protein MKYFVTGERNVGKTYLVEKIKPLVNVKGFETRFEPEGQRLFLHFLNGLSFMIGERNSGRLRIIEEGFKEAARELGTMEIPESCFLIMDEIGYLEEESPEFQQAVVAAIRRSKNCICVLRKGNYSFIDHLKRSMGIRSVELTVDNRDEILNRLLREVEKERTNTSSPGGDEGI, from the coding sequence ATGAAATACTTCGTTACAGGTGAAAGGAACGTGGGCAAGACCTATCTAGTAGAGAAAATAAAGCCCCTTGTAAATGTGAAGGGCTTCGAGACAAGGTTCGAGCCGGAAGGCCAGAGGTTGTTCCTCCACTTTCTAAACGGCCTCTCCTTCATGATCGGCGAGAGAAATTCAGGAAGGTTGAGGATAATCGAAGAAGGCTTCAAAGAGGCGGCGAGAGAGCTCGGTACCATGGAGATACCTGAGAGTTGCTTCCTTATCATGGACGAAATAGGCTATCTTGAAGAGGAGTCTCCAGAATTCCAGCAGGCCGTGGTGGCGGCCATAAGACGTTCGAAAAACTGCATCTGCGTTCTTCGGAAGGGAAACTACTCTTTCATCGACCACCTCAAGAGATCCATGGGAATAAGGAGCGTAGAATTGACCGTCGATAACAGGGACGAGATACTCAACAGACTCCTCAGGGAGGTAGAAAAAGAGAGGACAAACACGTCCTCTCCTGGAGGCGACGAAGGGATTTGA
- a CDS encoding glycosyltransferase family 4 protein has product MSLFHPANEFMGLKSDYFMNIAMFSDTYAPQVNGVVTMIKMLEENLQKRGHNVYIFTVDHPKATSQENVYRVPSLRFPWEKQHRIGLPTNYRELIQIISNLKIDLIHSHTSIIVGYLANLVTSKLGLPGVTTYHTMMEEYVHYIPFMEPILRVYIRKQDKRFCDRNRAVIAPSIKIKKLLETYGVTSHIEVIPNGVDLTPFKREISEEERRNFRNRYNIGEEDPVMIFVGRMGGEKSIDKLIENFARVNGEIPNSHLLLVGDGPLRTQLKELSVALGVGRNLHFTGFLKWPTEISLAYKSSDLFIIASHTETFGLVTLEAMASGLPVVAYKDDSIANMVFDGDNGFMCPSKDNLYKAIIEVLRDDSMRKRMSERSREISLDFSAEANTEKTLDLYGRVLRNEV; this is encoded by the coding sequence ATGTCGCTTTTTCATCCCGCGAATGAGTTCATGGGTCTCAAAAGCGACTACTTTATGAATATAGCGATGTTCAGTGACACTTACGCGCCGCAGGTCAACGGTGTGGTAACGATGATAAAGATGCTCGAAGAGAATCTCCAGAAAAGGGGGCACAACGTCTATATCTTCACGGTCGATCACCCGAAGGCCACGAGTCAGGAAAATGTGTATCGGGTACCCTCTCTGAGGTTTCCCTGGGAAAAACAGCATCGAATCGGTCTTCCAACGAACTACCGGGAATTGATTCAGATCATATCTAACCTAAAGATCGATCTAATACATTCCCACACCTCGATAATAGTCGGGTATCTGGCCAACCTAGTCACCTCGAAACTCGGCCTGCCCGGTGTCACGACTTACCACACCATGATGGAGGAGTACGTTCACTACATCCCCTTCATGGAACCCATTCTGAGGGTATATATAAGAAAGCAGGACAAACGCTTCTGCGACAGGAACAGGGCGGTGATAGCCCCTTCAATAAAAATCAAGAAACTTCTTGAGACGTACGGTGTCACCTCGCATATAGAGGTAATTCCAAACGGAGTGGATCTCACACCCTTCAAAAGAGAGATATCAGAAGAAGAGCGGAGAAATTTTAGAAACCGGTACAACATCGGCGAGGAGGATCCGGTGATGATCTTCGTCGGCAGAATGGGCGGCGAGAAGAGCATAGACAAACTTATCGAAAACTTCGCCCGTGTCAACGGGGAGATTCCCAACTCCCACCTTCTGCTCGTGGGCGACGGCCCGCTGAGAACACAGCTGAAAGAACTTTCGGTCGCGCTGGGTGTGGGAAGGAATCTGCATTTCACGGGATTCCTCAAATGGCCCACCGAGATCTCTCTGGCCTACAAGAGCAGCGACCTCTTCATCATCGCCTCTCACACGGAGACCTTCGGTCTGGTCACTCTGGAAGCTATGGCCTCGGGCCTTCCGGTGGTGGCCTACAAGGACGACAGCATCGCCAACATGGTTTTCGACGGCGATAACGGTTTCATGTGCCCCTCGAAAGACAACCTCTACAAAGCTATCATAGAGGTTCTCAGGGACGACTCCATGAGGAAGAGAATGTCGGAAAGGTCGCGAGAGATCTCCCTGGATTTCTCGGCCGAGGCCAACACCGAAAAGACCCTCGACCTCTACGGGAGAGTTCTCAGGAACGAAGTTTAG
- the ruvC gene encoding crossover junction endodeoxyribonuclease RuvC: protein MIELEVQKLSDPVRVLGIDPGFGTLGYGIIEARASRVDLVAYGAIKTESGEPIPDRLLKIYDELEAITRKYSPHESAVEELFFFRNVTTAIEVGEARGVILLVLRRLCVPIYEYTPHQVKMAVTGYGKAEKGQIQRTLKAFLGMSETPKPDDAADALAVAWCHISSRRFPGGVRNV, encoded by the coding sequence ATGATAGAACTGGAGGTGCAGAAGTTGTCCGATCCTGTCAGAGTGCTCGGAATCGATCCGGGTTTTGGAACTCTGGGTTATGGAATAATCGAGGCCCGCGCGTCCAGAGTAGATCTTGTGGCTTACGGTGCGATAAAGACAGAATCCGGCGAACCGATTCCCGACAGGCTTCTGAAGATATACGATGAGCTCGAAGCGATTACGAGGAAGTATTCGCCACACGAATCGGCGGTCGAGGAGCTCTTCTTCTTCAGAAACGTTACCACCGCCATCGAGGTCGGGGAGGCCAGAGGGGTGATACTTCTGGTCCTCAGAAGGCTTTGCGTCCCGATATACGAATACACTCCACACCAGGTAAAAATGGCCGTAACCGGCTATGGGAAGGCTGAAAAGGGACAGATCCAGAGAACTCTGAAGGCCTTTCTCGGCATGAGTGAGACGCCCAAACCCGACGACGCGGCCGACGCACTGGCCGTTGCCTGGTGTCATATTTCATCGAGAAGATTTCCCGGAGGTGTTAGAAACGTATGA
- a CDS encoding heavy-metal-associated domain-containing protein yields MPRVVRLFQVKNLVKEDEADKIANKLRSMDGIVHVQVDASSGVLEIEYENAIIDRYIIREELLKIGFEMLV; encoded by the coding sequence TTGCCGAGAGTTGTCAGGCTCTTTCAGGTCAAAAACCTCGTTAAAGAGGATGAAGCCGACAAGATAGCGAATAAACTCCGCTCGATGGATGGCATCGTACACGTCCAGGTAGATGCGAGCAGTGGTGTTCTCGAGATCGAATACGAGAATGCGATAATCGATCGTTACATAATCAGAGAAGAACTTCTCAAGATAGGTTTCGAAATGCTCGTATGA